AGCCGATCGCGCGGCCGAACTGCACCCGGACCTTGGCGTACTCGACGGTCGTCTCCAGCACCTTCGCGATGCCGCCCGCCTGCTCCGCGGCCAGCGCCACGGAGGCGAGGTCACGCACCTTCTCCAGCACCGCCGCCGGATCCGCCGCGTCGAGCCGACGGGCCGGTGCCGCCGCGAACTCCAGCTTCGCCTGCCCCCGCGTCGGGTCCAAAGTGGTCAGTGTCTTCCGCTGCGCTTCCTCCGCGACGAACCACCCATCGGAGGTGTACACCACGAAGACGTCGGCGACGTCACCGGAAATCACGAACGACGCCTGCCCGTCCAGGACCCAGCCGCCGTCACGTTCGGTGGCCGTGACCGCCGAAGGCCCCCAGGTTTGTGAGACGACCAGCGCGCCGATCTTCTCGCCGGAGGCCAGCGCGGGCAGGACTTCGGTGTCCCCCAGCGCCATCAGGGCGTCCGCCGCGAGCACGGCGGAGGCGAAGAACGGTACCGGCGCCAGCGCGCGGCCCAGTTCCTCCAGGACCACGCACCGTTCGACGTGTCCCGCGCCCGCGCCGCCGTGCTCCTCCGGCACGACGAGCCCGGTCAGGCCCAGCCCGGCCAGGTGCTTCCACAGCACGCGGTCGTAGGTCTCGTCACCGTCCACGACGGACCGGAGGTGATTGTGGTCGGCGAGCAGTTTCCGCACCGTCGACCGTAGTTGCTGCTGTTCGGAGTCGAGCACCAGCTGCACGATCCCTCTCCTTTCAGGCGGGCCGCTGCGTGCCGACCCGCAGTTCGCGGAAGGGCACGTCACGGTCGAGGACGGGTTCGCGGGGCAGACCGAGGATCCGGTCCCCGATGATCGTGCGCTGGATCTGGTCGGTGCCACCGGCGATGCTCGACGACGGTGCCTGGTTGATCGCCAGTGCCAGCTCGTCCCCGGCCGCGTCGTCCGGGTCCCAAGCGGTCACTCGCGGTCCGCCGATCGTCCCGGCGACCGCGACGGCCTGCTGCATCAGCTGCGCACCGGCGAGCTTGGCGACCGAGCCGCGCGCGCCCGGCGGGGTGCCCGCCTCGGCCTCCTGCCGCAGCCGCGTGTTGAACAGGACCAGTGCGCGTTCCGCCGCGTACAACTTCGCCAGCTCGGCCCGCACGACGGGATCAACGTCGCGCCCGAACCGGCGGGCCGTTTCGGCGAGGTTGGCGTGCGCCAGCGGATCGTTGCGCTTGCGCACGAACCCGCCGATGGACACGCGCTCGTGGCCGAGCATGGTGACCGCGGCCAGCCAGCCCTGACCGACCCGCCCGAGCACGGCGTCCGCGGGCAGGCGCAGGTCCTCGAAGTACACCTCGTTGAACGGCGCCCGGCCGGTCA
This is a stretch of genomic DNA from Amycolatopsis endophytica. It encodes these proteins:
- a CDS encoding acyl-CoA dehydrogenase family protein translates to MQLVLDSEQQQLRSTVRKLLADHNHLRSVVDGDETYDRVLWKHLAGLGLTGLVVPEEHGGAGAGHVERCVVLEELGRALAPVPFFASAVLAADALMALGDTEVLPALASGEKIGALVVSQTWGPSAVTATERDGGWVLDGQASFVISGDVADVFVVYTSDGWFVAEEAQRKTLTTLDPTRGQAKLEFAAAPARRLDAADPAAVLEKVRDLASVALAAEQAGGIAKVLETTVEYAKVRVQFGRAIGSYQAVKHACADLYSTSERVESLLRHAAWVADNAPEELPLAAAAIQVFTAPACFEAARSGLQLHGGIGYTWEHDAHLYYKRAKSSELLFGGQDEQLARLAGCLAEGS
- a CDS encoding acyl-CoA dehydrogenase family protein, with the protein product MSEFREKVRAWLAENVPGDEDLESAKRFQAALYDAGLSGITWPTEFGGQGLTAAEQQIFDSEVANYDLPTSVFRIGMGMCGPTIVDLGTPEQKARYLPPLLRGDEIWCQLFSEPGAGSDVASLQTRAVRDGDEWVINGQKVWTTVAHVADFGALLARTDADVPKHQGLTMFLIDMRDPAVTVRPLKDMTGRAPFNEVYFEDLRLPADAVLGRVGQGWLAAVTMLGHERVSIGGFVRKRNDPLAHANLAETARRFGRDVDPVVRAELAKLYAAERALVLFNTRLRQEAEAGTPPGARGSVAKLAGAQLMQQAVAVAGTIGGPRVTAWDPDDAAGDELALAINQAPSSSIAGGTDQIQRTIIGDRILGLPREPVLDRDVPFRELRVGTQRPA